In a single window of the Dinghuibacter silviterrae genome:
- a CDS encoding GNAT family N-acetyltransferase, whose amino-acid sequence MSLTIRHAAREDCPRIMELIEELAEFEKAPPGTITATLSHLEDSGFGPHPVWWAFVAEENGHVIGFALYYIRYSTWRGQRLYLEDLIVTHEKRGLGAGRLLFDRLIQETEEKGFSGMTWQVLDWNEPTIQFYKKYGADIEAGWHNCNLTVPRL is encoded by the coding sequence ATGAGCCTGACAATACGCCACGCGGCGCGCGAAGACTGCCCGCGTATAATGGAACTGATCGAAGAGCTGGCTGAATTTGAAAAAGCACCACCCGGTACCATTACCGCCACCCTCTCCCACCTGGAAGACAGCGGCTTTGGGCCCCATCCCGTCTGGTGGGCTTTTGTCGCCGAAGAGAACGGCCATGTCATCGGCTTCGCCCTTTACTATATCCGCTACAGCACCTGGAGGGGACAACGTCTTTACCTCGAAGACCTCATCGTCACGCATGAAAAACGCGGCCTTGGCGCAGGAAGGCTGCTCTTCGACCGCCTGATCCAGGAAACCGAAGAGAAAGGCTTCTCGGGTATGACCTGGCAGGTCCTTGATTGGAACGAGCCCACCATCCAATTCTACAAGAAATACGGCGCCGATATAGAGGCCGGCTGGCACAACTGCAACCTTACTGTACCCCGTCTGTAG
- a CDS encoding trans-sulfuration enzyme family protein, with the protein MSDTSFHPAGFGSTAVHSGHEPNSAYAHLVPIYASSTYVYESAEQGMRRFSGEEDGYIYSRWGNPTFTEAEEKIAALEAFGLTGPDGGPLRVKGLLHASGMAALSTLLLSVLKKGDKILSHYSLYGGSQELMEGLLPGLGVDAVITDLRDLDKAEAVFKSDPSIRLLYLETPANPTMQCVDIAALTALARRYNCPVACDNTFATPYLQQPFRYGVDFIMHSTTKFLNGHGTAIGGILLGRDVERMKGPVFKTLKLLGGNANPFDAFLLINGLKTLELRMERHCDNAEAVAAYLERHPAIARVNYTGLASHKEHAIAARQMRRHGGMLSFELKGGLQAGVSFINRLKMCTRTVSLGTCDTLLCHPASMTHFSIPKEKREQYGITDGLIRMSVGIENAPDILADLEQAL; encoded by the coding sequence ATGTCAGACACGTCCTTCCACCCCGCCGGTTTCGGCTCTACAGCCGTCCACAGCGGGCATGAGCCCAATTCAGCTTACGCCCACCTCGTACCCATCTATGCGTCCAGCACCTACGTCTACGAAAGCGCGGAGCAGGGTATGCGCCGTTTTAGCGGGGAAGAAGACGGGTACATCTATTCACGCTGGGGCAACCCCACCTTTACCGAAGCGGAAGAGAAGATTGCCGCGCTGGAAGCCTTTGGGTTAACGGGACCCGATGGCGGGCCCCTCCGCGTCAAAGGCCTTCTTCATGCGTCCGGGATGGCAGCCCTCAGTACCCTGTTGCTGTCCGTCCTGAAAAAAGGCGACAAGATTTTGTCTCACTATTCGCTGTACGGCGGTAGCCAGGAACTGATGGAAGGCCTCCTCCCCGGTCTGGGCGTAGACGCCGTCATCACCGATCTCCGCGACCTGGATAAGGCGGAGGCCGTTTTTAAAAGCGATCCTTCCATTCGCCTTCTCTACCTGGAGACGCCTGCCAATCCCACCATGCAGTGCGTGGACATCGCCGCGCTGACGGCCCTGGCGCGGCGCTACAACTGTCCTGTCGCCTGCGACAATACTTTTGCTACGCCCTATCTGCAGCAGCCCTTCCGGTATGGCGTGGACTTCATCATGCACTCCACCACCAAATTCCTCAACGGGCATGGCACCGCCATCGGCGGCATCCTGCTCGGGCGGGACGTCGAACGCATGAAAGGACCGGTCTTCAAGACCCTGAAGCTGCTGGGCGGTAACGCCAACCCCTTCGACGCCTTCCTGCTGATCAACGGCCTGAAAACGCTCGAACTCCGGATGGAACGCCACTGTGACAACGCCGAAGCCGTCGCCGCCTATCTGGAGCGCCACCCCGCCATTGCCCGCGTTAATTATACGGGACTGGCTTCCCACAAGGAGCACGCCATCGCCGCCCGCCAGATGCGCAGGCACGGGGGCATGCTCAGCTTCGAACTGAAAGGTGGCCTGCAGGCCGGCGTATCCTTTATCAACCGTTTGAAGATGTGCACGCGCACGGTGTCCCTGGGTACCTGCGACACCCTGCTTTGTCACCCCGCTTCCATGACCCATTTTAGTATTCCGAAGGAGAAAAGGGAACAATATGGCATCACCGACGGCCTCATCCGCATGAGCGTCGGCATCGAAAATGCCCCCGATATTCTCGCAGACCTGGAACAAGCCTTATGA